One segment of Salvia splendens isolate huo1 chromosome 20, SspV2, whole genome shotgun sequence DNA contains the following:
- the LOC121780738 gene encoding myb-related protein 330-like gives MGRSPCCEKAHTNKGAWTKEEDQRLISYIRAHGDGCWRSLPKAAGLLRCGKSCRLRWINYLRPDLKRGNFTQEEDELIIKLHSLLGNKWSLIAGRLSGRTDNEIKNYWNTHIKRKLLSRGTDPQTHRPINPAASIDFRSSTPPPAVKENNSSSADNTKCSSTTTEESLPPPPAAEESGGGGLDLELSIGIPSQPNEYRKSASFNLKSCHDFLRPPPPAEERDMCVCWQLGFGKGQLCNNCQSCNGLYSC, from the exons ATGGGGAGATCACCTTGTTGTGAAAAAGCACACACTAACAAAGGTGCTTGGACTAAAGAGGAAGACCAGCGCTTGATCAGCTACATCCGAGCTCACGGCGATGGCTGCTGGCGTTCCCTTCCTAAAGCTGCGG gattgTTGAGATGTGGCAAAAGCTGCAGATTGAGATGGATAAACTATCTGAGGCCTGATCTCAAGAGAGGCAATTTCACCCAAGAAGAAGATGAACTCATTATTAAATTGCACAGCTTGCTTGGAAATAA ATGGTCATTGATAGCCGGGAGATTGTCGGGAAGAACAGACAACGAAATCAAGAACTACTGGAACACGCACATCAAACGCAAGCTTCTCAGCCGCGGCACGGACCCACAAACCCACCGCCCCATCAATCCGGCCGCGAGCATCGACTTTCGAAGCTCGACTCCGCCGCCCGCAGTCAAAGAAAACAACTCCTCATCAGCTGACAACACCAAGTGCAGCAGCACCACCACGGAAGAGTCCCTGCCGCCGCCGCCTGCGGCTGAGGAAAGCGGCGGCGGTGGGCTTGATTTGGAGTTGTCTATAGGGATCCCATCTCAGCCAAATGAGTATAGGAAAAGTGCTTCTTTTAATTTGAAGTCATGCCATGATTTCTTGAGGCCGCCACCGCCGGCGGAGGAGAGAGATATGTGTGTATGTTGGCAGTTGGGGTTTGGGAAAGGGCAGTTGTGTAACAATTGCCAATCTTGTAATGGATTATACAGTTGCTga